A DNA window from Helianthus annuus cultivar XRQ/B chromosome 15, HanXRQr2.0-SUNRISE, whole genome shotgun sequence contains the following coding sequences:
- the LOC110909524 gene encoding transcription factor PRE6 translates to MSSRRSRQLSSGASRITDDQIIQLISKLQQLLPGTRIQRSNKSSASKVLQETCSYVRSLHQEVDDLSDRLSQLLSTIDANSPEASIVRSLII, encoded by the exons atgtcaAGCAGAAGATCAAGACAATTATCATCTGGGGCTTCCAGAATTACAGATGACCAGATCATACAACTCATCTCCAAATTGCAACAGCTTCTTCCCGGGACTCGTATTCAGCGATCTAACAAG TCATCTGCTTCAAAGGTTCTGCAAGAGACTTGCAGCTATGTTCGAAGCTTGCATCAGGAGGTTGATGACCTTAGTGATCGACTTTCACAGTTATTATCCACCATTGATGCCAATAGCCCTGAAGCTTCCATTGTTCGAAGCTTAATTATATAA